A stretch of the Comamonas testosteroni TK102 genome encodes the following:
- a CDS encoding NAD kinase: MTSTFHHIALIGKYHTPAAGVPSDAASEALQRIAGYVRSMGCEVILDTQSAIYAGLPDYPSMDVDGLGKHCDLGLVVGGDGTMLGVCRHLARYGTPLVGINQGRLGFVTDIALDEFEASITPILQGEYEEDERTLMNARVMRDGQCVFEAQAMNDVVVNRGSTSGMVELRIEVGGSFVSNQRADGLIVATPTGSTAYALSAGGPMLHPSIPAWVMVPIAPHNLSNRPIVLSDAQEVTIEVVGGRGDASANFDMQSLKSLQHGDRILVTRADHSVHFLHPKGWNYFDTLRKKLGWNEGGV; encoded by the coding sequence ATGACATCCACGTTCCACCATATTGCCCTGATCGGCAAGTACCACACACCGGCAGCAGGGGTTCCGTCCGATGCAGCCAGCGAAGCACTGCAACGGATTGCCGGTTATGTGCGCAGCATGGGTTGTGAGGTGATTCTGGATACCCAGTCGGCCATCTATGCGGGCCTGCCCGATTACCCGAGCATGGACGTGGACGGTCTGGGCAAGCATTGCGACCTCGGCCTGGTCGTGGGCGGCGACGGCACCATGCTGGGCGTGTGCCGCCATCTGGCGCGCTATGGCACCCCGCTGGTCGGCATCAACCAGGGCCGCCTCGGGTTTGTCACCGACATCGCCCTGGATGAATTCGAAGCCTCCATCACGCCCATCCTGCAAGGTGAGTACGAGGAAGACGAACGCACGCTGATGAATGCTCGCGTAATGCGCGACGGCCAGTGCGTGTTTGAAGCCCAGGCCATGAATGACGTGGTGGTCAACCGTGGCTCGACCTCGGGCATGGTGGAGCTGCGCATCGAGGTCGGCGGCAGCTTTGTCTCCAACCAGCGCGCCGATGGCTTGATCGTGGCCACCCCCACGGGCTCTACCGCCTATGCGCTCTCGGCCGGCGGCCCCATGCTGCACCCCTCGATTCCGGCCTGGGTGATGGTGCCCATCGCGCCGCACAACCTCTCCAACCGCCCCATCGTGCTCTCGGACGCCCAGGAGGTGACTATCGAGGTGGTGGGCGGGCGTGGCGATGCCAGCGCGAACTTTGACATGCAGTCCCTGAAATCGCTGCAGCATGGCGACCGCATCCTGGTGACCCGCGCCGATCACAGCGTGCACTTTCTGCACCCCAAGGGCTGGAATTACTTCGACACCCTGCGCAAAAAGCTGGGCTGGAACGAGGGAGGCGTCTGA